The following is a genomic window from Candidatus Neomarinimicrobiota bacterium.
CCCTGTAATTCACTGAAAGGACCACATAACCTTTGGCGGCCAAGTACTGATTCAGGCCGTAGGCGTTGTGGTAATAACCCCGCATGTGCCACCCAAGTAACATCTGGCGAATGGGTCCACCATGCATGAAAATTACGGCAGGAAGTTTATCACTTTTTTTCATCTTTTTGGGAACAAAGAGCTGACCATGGATGGTGGTCCCGTCACCCGCCTTGAAGATGGACTGCTCCGGCGTCACCATCTGCTTCATAGGAAACTTGTCCGGAATGGTCTCAGGTGCCAGAAGGCGGTGTCGTCTTTCCCCCTTCTTAAGAACGGCTGGCGCAGCGGCCTGCTGGGCGGTGGAACAGAAAAAGGCGAGGTCTCCCTTTGAAGTCATAATGGGTTCCCACTCCAGTCCTTCTCCTTTGGTGATCTGCTTCAACCCTTCACCTGTAACTCTCACCTCCCACATGTGCCGGCGGTCAATATCACCGTTATTAGAATTGAAAACGACCCTAGCCCGGTCCGGTGTGAGGGAGGCAGCCTCCACCTCGTAGTTGCCTGAGGTGAGTGCTTTTACTTTTCCACCTTGCGCAGGGACGGAATAGAGGTGCATCCACCCGGCATGCTCTGAGTAGAAGACGAGGTTGTCGCCCTTTCCCCACATGAGGGGATAAATGGGATAATTCTGGGCAAAGCCACCAGATGAGTCTGGTAGCGTCCACACTGGTACTGCTGTACCGGCGGACACATCTGCTACCATGATAGAAAAAGGGAGGTGCATGCCCCGCTTTTTCCTGGGTTCAGCCAGAGCACCGGGAAAACGGAAAAAAGCTATGCGTTTGCCATCAGGAGACCAGACTGGTTCTCGGTCCCGGTCCACAGAAGGGACCATCCAGAGAATCTTTTGAGAAGCAAAATCGAAAACACCGATAAAGCTGTGATCATCACGGTAGCTGACAAAGGCAAGTTGATTTCCTGAGGGTGACCAGACAGGATTGGTGTTTGATCCGCGGGCAGAGAAAAGTTTTTTGACACTATCATCTGTACTGACCTGTCCAATGTAAATGTCACCTTGGTCAACTAGTACCACCTGATCCCCTTTGGGAGAGATTTGCGGGTAGGATCCTTCCCCCAGACGCCATTTCTTACCAGAAGCCACTTCAATACACCAAACTTCCTGTTGTACTTCCTCAATGCCGGAAGTGGGGTTGGGGTGCTCTTCCTGGCGATTCGTGGCTCCGCCTCGGACGTAGACGAGCTTTTCACCATCAGGCGAAAAGTTGAGGCCGCCCATCTCCTGGCCGTCGTCTTCCATGTAATCGGTGAGTCGTCTGGCCTTGAAGTCGCTCCCTTCAGCCACCCAAATATTCCGTTTCCCTTCTTCGTTGAATATCCACGCCAAGGTATTACCGTCTTTGGTGGCCACAAGGCTGGAGGGGAACGGAGCGCTGAGCACATCGGCCACTGAAAAGGGCTGCGCCACCACAAATGACCCACAGATGAGAAATAGCGATAAACCAGACCGTGCTTTCGCCGGAGCACTCATGCATTCGTCTCCTATTGACTGTTAACTTGTCTCACCCCACGAGGCAACCGGGAATATAATTCAATCACAGACGAATGGCACGTCTGTTGTTTAACCAGCCTTCAGCCGGCGAAGAAGTCTACTTTTCTACTTTATAACGGTATTGG
Proteins encoded in this region:
- a CDS encoding S9 family peptidase — protein: MSAPAKARSGLSLFLICGSFVVAQPFSVADVLSAPFPSSLVATKDGNTLAWIFNEEGKRNIWVAEGSDFKARRLTDYMEDDGQEMGGLNFSPDGEKLVYVRGGATNRQEEHPNPTSGIEEVQQEVWCIEVASGKKWRLGEGSYPQISPKGDQVVLVDQGDIYIGQVSTDDSVKKLFSARGSNTNPVWSPSGNQLAFVSYRDDHSFIGVFDFASQKILWMVPSVDRDREPVWSPDGKRIAFFRFPGALAEPRKKRGMHLPFSIMVADVSAGTAVPVWTLPDSSGGFAQNYPIYPLMWGKGDNLVFYSEHAGWMHLYSVPAQGGKVKALTSGNYEVEAASLTPDRARVVFNSNNGDIDRRHMWEVRVTGEGLKQITKGEGLEWEPIMTSKGDLAFFCSTAQQAAAPAVLKKGERRHRLLAPETIPDKFPMKQMVTPEQSIFKAGDGTTIHGQLFVPKKMKKSDKLPAVIFMHGGPIRQMLLGWHMRGYYHNAYGLNQYLAAKGYVVLSVNYRAGIGYGRAFREAPNQGPRGSSEYQDIVAAARYLQSLSYVDSERIGLWGGSYGGLLTAMGLARDSELFAAGVDLHGVHDWALRGQRRNGGGWGLFGDELMEMAFESSPVADVAFWYSPVLFVHGDDDRNVDFIQTTDLVQRLRKEGNAHVEMLIFPDEVHGFLRQESWIQTYEATSDFFDRFLKNTN